One genomic window of Sulfurovum lithotrophicum includes the following:
- a CDS encoding MTH895/ArsE family thioredoxin-like protein: MSTNRIVRIVVGLGLIGYGIYAQNWWFALGIIPLITGIVNWCPLEMKMGTCDPASGCCASTPAQNTSACCTPAAPTKVSSFSAAQPAKAEACCSDDDSCCDTATKIEVLGSGCKRCGELEAAAKEAVNGLEGDFEIAKVEDPQTIAAYRVMHTPGLVINGKVRSTGKVLKAEEIRALLESDNIIKEKTDAACCA, from the coding sequence ATGAGTACAAATAGAATAGTCAGGATAGTCGTCGGACTGGGTCTGATAGGTTACGGAATTTACGCACAGAACTGGTGGTTCGCGTTGGGGATCATACCTCTGATCACAGGCATCGTCAACTGGTGCCCGCTGGAGATGAAGATGGGCACCTGCGATCCGGCATCGGGTTGCTGTGCTTCTACCCCGGCACAAAACACAAGTGCCTGCTGTACACCTGCGGCACCGACGAAGGTTTCGTCTTTTTCCGCAGCCCAGCCTGCCAAAGCTGAAGCATGCTGTAGCGACGATGACAGCTGCTGCGACACTGCGACGAAGATAGAAGTACTCGGAAGCGGATGCAAACGCTGCGGAGAGCTCGAAGCAGCAGCCAAAGAGGCAGTAAACGGACTGGAGGGTGACTTTGAGATCGCAAAGGTCGAAGACCCGCAGACAATTGCAGCCTACAGGGTAATGCACACACCGGGGCTTGTCATCAACGGCAAGGTCAGAAGTACAGGAAAGGTACTCAAAGCAGAAGAGATCAGAGCACTGCTTGAAAGCGATAACATTATCAAAGAAAAAACAGACGCAGCCTGCTGCGCATAA
- a CDS encoding permease, whose amino-acid sequence MWKETVDHLTVDLLGLTGRVNDTVNFFIYDTVKILFLLIVIIFVVSYLRTHFNTEYVRAHLQGKSELYGNVLAALFGIITPFCSCSAIPLFLGFIQARIPLGVTFSYLISAPMNNEIAIAMLFTLFGWKITAVYIGFGLFVAIVGGYVIGKLGMEKYILIPVTPMEGELGEVEIKMTVKQRAKEAWDYTWDIFKKIWLYVLIGVGVGAFIHGYVPADFIAKYAGGDNWYGVPLATILGIPMYSNAAGVMPLVEVLTNKGMLLGTALSFMMAITALSLPEAMILKKILHTKLIAIFFGIVGVGIIGVGYLFNFILA is encoded by the coding sequence ATGTGGAAAGAAACAGTAGACCATTTGACTGTCGACCTTCTCGGCCTGACCGGAAGGGTCAACGACACGGTCAATTTTTTTATTTACGATACAGTAAAGATACTTTTTTTGCTGATCGTCATTATTTTTGTGGTCTCCTACTTGAGAACACACTTCAACACAGAGTACGTCAGAGCGCACCTTCAGGGGAAATCAGAACTCTACGGGAACGTCTTGGCTGCACTATTTGGGATCATTACACCCTTTTGCTCCTGCTCGGCCATTCCGCTCTTCTTGGGCTTCATTCAGGCACGTATCCCGCTGGGTGTGACCTTTTCCTACCTGATCTCCGCACCGATGAACAACGAGATCGCCATAGCGATGCTCTTCACGCTCTTTGGCTGGAAGATCACGGCAGTCTACATCGGTTTCGGGCTTTTTGTTGCGATCGTAGGCGGCTATGTCATCGGGAAGCTGGGAATGGAGAAGTATATTCTCATTCCCGTCACGCCGATGGAGGGTGAACTGGGAGAGGTCGAGATAAAAATGACCGTAAAACAGCGGGCTAAAGAGGCATGGGACTACACCTGGGACATCTTCAAAAAGATCTGGCTCTATGTACTCATCGGTGTGGGCGTGGGTGCCTTCATCCACGGCTATGTTCCGGCAGACTTCATTGCCAAATATGCAGGCGGTGACAACTGGTACGGTGTACCGTTAGCGACGATCCTGGGTATCCCGATGTACTCCAATGCCGCGGGTGTCATGCCGCTTGTAGAGGTACTGACGAACAAAGGTATGCTGCTTGGAACGGCGCTGAGTTTCATGATGGCCATTACGGCACTGAGCCTGCCCGAAGCGATGATCCTCAAAAAGATTTTGCATACGAAACTGATCGCGATCTTTTTTGGTATTGTAGGCGTGGGTATCATCGGGGTAGGGTACCTATTCAACTTTATATTGGCATAG
- a CDS encoding 4Fe-4S binding protein: MVETIERDKNDLFAYRWGERFFKNPKTLFIVRSVALGVFVYALAYGFVHPKASENHFTTAVFWSFFWPFFMFISLPTLGAYFCSVCPLAFVGKKIIKRKGKAFKMPKVLKNPYISLGVVLGVYWGLFYAFPAVFAEPVAVAFFYTFFTLLAFLFYFLFKDMSYCAHICPISAIRNAFSRISFMWLGSYRSACDTCTTFECAKVCEFGQSPFNFDKNNSMGDCTLCMDCANACAAISYKSKGFGFSLSQPIRRARAVDVWTYLLLFAFMTLTMKLTTNFNHSDFAAWLPWMWISKWLKGVSPHSPLNFEAVLTLLVSVSFTLYVVYMGFKKAEEKLGIDRKTLFTEVGYAYAPLALVSSIGVAITSFFTRYFHNVVNGFIEAFHLPFGFIDPLVSPDAGWLDLFGVFDFIAVAWTLLLLSRRIDLISEGKPYEAKRKAFWWLALLPVSYLLLCFL, translated from the coding sequence ATGGTCGAGACGATAGAGCGTGACAAGAATGATCTCTTTGCCTACAGGTGGGGAGAGCGTTTTTTTAAGAATCCCAAAACGCTTTTTATTGTACGCAGTGTGGCGCTTGGTGTATTCGTCTACGCTCTGGCGTACGGTTTCGTTCATCCCAAGGCCTCTGAGAACCACTTCACTACAGCGGTCTTCTGGTCATTCTTCTGGCCCTTTTTCATGTTTATCTCCCTGCCGACACTGGGTGCGTACTTCTGCTCAGTCTGTCCACTGGCATTCGTCGGTAAGAAGATCATCAAGCGTAAAGGTAAAGCCTTTAAAATGCCCAAAGTATTGAAAAATCCCTACATTAGTCTCGGAGTCGTCCTGGGCGTCTACTGGGGGCTTTTCTATGCTTTCCCTGCCGTTTTTGCTGAACCGGTCGCTGTAGCGTTCTTCTACACGTTCTTTACGCTGCTGGCCTTTCTCTTTTACTTTCTTTTCAAAGACATGAGCTACTGTGCCCATATCTGCCCCATCAGCGCCATACGCAATGCGTTCTCCCGTATCTCTTTCATGTGGCTGGGAAGTTACCGCAGTGCCTGTGATACCTGCACGACTTTCGAGTGTGCCAAGGTGTGTGAGTTCGGGCAGTCTCCGTTCAATTTCGACAAAAACAACAGTATGGGTGACTGTACGCTCTGTATGGACTGTGCCAACGCCTGTGCCGCGATCAGCTACAAGTCCAAAGGATTCGGTTTTTCACTTTCCCAGCCTATCCGTCGTGCCAGAGCGGTAGATGTGTGGACCTATCTTCTGCTCTTTGCCTTCATGACCCTGACCATGAAGCTGACGACCAACTTCAATCACAGTGACTTTGCTGCCTGGCTGCCATGGATGTGGATCTCCAAGTGGCTCAAAGGGGTGTCCCCGCATAGCCCTCTCAATTTTGAAGCAGTACTAACACTGCTTGTCTCTGTCTCTTTTACGCTTTATGTAGTCTATATGGGGTTTAAGAAAGCTGAGGAGAAACTGGGTATAGACAGAAAAACACTTTTTACTGAAGTAGGGTATGCCTATGCGCCGCTGGCACTTGTCTCCTCCATTGGTGTAGCCATCACCAGCTTTTTTACCCGCTATTTCCATAACGTCGTCAACGGGTTTATCGAAGCCTTTCATCTGCCGTTTGGTTTCATTGACCCACTGGTCTCTCCCGATGCAGGGTGGCTCGATCTCTTCGGTGTCTTTGACTTCATTGCCGTGGCATGGACTCTGCTTCTTCTCTCTCGCAGGATCGATCTCATCAGTGAAGGCAAGCCATATGAAGCCAAAAGAAAGGCTTTTTGGTGGTTGGCATTATTGCCTGTATCGTATCTTCTTCTCTGTTTTCTTTAA
- a CDS encoding carboxymuconolactone decarboxylase family protein — MHAPTPEQVEAMMIEKMGALPQSLNSAKAIDPRFLVEQAMSSKFSVQDEKNPFDPKTSMMIALAASITLGSDECVMEQTRMLKKMGITKEELAYLVRIVKHAQGSAVMGNAKAAFDTFES, encoded by the coding sequence ATGCATGCACCGACACCGGAACAGGTAGAAGCAATGATGATAGAGAAAATGGGAGCACTGCCCCAAAGTCTGAACAGCGCAAAGGCGATCGATCCGAGATTTCTGGTCGAGCAGGCAATGAGCAGCAAGTTCAGTGTACAGGATGAGAAGAACCCGTTCGATCCAAAAACTTCGATGATGATCGCATTGGCTGCATCCATTACACTTGGAAGTGATGAATGTGTCATGGAACAGACAAGAATGCTTAAAAAAATGGGTATTACCAAAGAAGAACTTGCCTATCTGGTAAGAATTGTCAAGCATGCGCAGGGCAGCGCTGTCATGGGCAATGCCAAAGCGGCGTTCGATACCTTCGAGAGTTAA
- a CDS encoding DUF4395 domain-containing protein has product MSMRSTVNEFFAYGEEVAGYEVPVLNEREARAAAAILFVGAFLGLMNGVMLGTPVFSQYFVTFFAIDFTMRVVQPRYAPSLMLGRFFVQNQKPEYVGAVQKRFAWSLGFILAWPMFYYLVIDLQPNPLKVLVCLICMALLFFEAAFSICLGCKIFEWVKKNDPKYCPGGVCEIQIKEPIQRFSPAQKIILVLTILVMGYGIFAYFTKLPDKTIFVKKMKTLMMSQEELDAMKAERDAIKKAKEQAEVDAFFKDDDEDE; this is encoded by the coding sequence ATGAGTATGCGTAGCACGGTAAATGAATTTTTCGCTTACGGCGAGGAGGTAGCTGGTTATGAGGTGCCTGTACTCAATGAGAGAGAAGCGCGTGCAGCGGCAGCCATTCTGTTCGTCGGTGCTTTTTTGGGGTTGATGAACGGTGTGATGCTCGGTACGCCTGTCTTTTCCCAATATTTTGTAACATTTTTTGCGATCGATTTTACCATGAGAGTCGTTCAGCCGCGTTATGCCCCGAGTCTGATGCTGGGGCGATTTTTTGTGCAGAATCAGAAACCCGAGTATGTCGGTGCGGTACAGAAACGTTTTGCCTGGTCACTTGGGTTTATCCTGGCATGGCCGATGTTCTACTATCTGGTCATCGATTTGCAGCCAAATCCGCTGAAGGTCCTGGTCTGTCTTATCTGTATGGCACTTCTCTTTTTTGAAGCGGCATTTTCCATCTGTCTGGGATGCAAGATTTTTGAATGGGTTAAAAAGAATGACCCCAAATACTGTCCGGGCGGTGTCTGTGAGATACAGATCAAAGAGCCCATCCAACGGTTTTCTCCGGCACAGAAGATCATTCTTGTTCTTACCATACTGGTTATGGGATACGGAATCTTCGCCTATTTTACAAAGTTGCCGGATAAAACGATCTTTGTCAAAAAGATGAAGACCCTTATGATGAGTCAGGAGGAATTAGATGCTATGAAGGCGGAACGTGATGCCATTAAAAAAGCAAAAGAACAAGCTGAAGTAGATGCTTTCTTCAAAGATGATGATGAGGACGAGTAA